From a region of the Ardenticatena maritima genome:
- a CDS encoding PP2C family protein-serine/threonine phosphatase, protein MSTKPLLTSGSLFTPEVLSTEEQGWECLSTYLAMWADSWHENGAHAVSIVSRQHAVFVSPSNFPWRNVPPSLRAPIRHAENILGEMRLYGVPPTQAHRQRLAAEAHLVAQVLTQHQELDVLSAQLSTYQDQLMALYELAESVRQASDLRHMAHAIAVVAQRLFRVQSVGMLVEVPNGHFVHWHPTPLFDDETLHQYLQRVSQRQEILTESQATGHIVPANVQTLMAIPIGIEGEVQAVLVLCNRPSAFSTPDVKLAMTIAEQVGAYFENEILHQEKLKRIRLLTEMELAKRVQAQLLPQTTPHFETLDIFAKSVPSLHVGGDFYDFVPKGDGWMIFTVGDVSGKGMSAALLMAVVRTVLRTKAKFLPTPTPENILARANEDLYEDFTNVSMFATAFVGSYREDSRTFLLASAGHAPIIYMPAGEGPRLVEPDGTALGVLPESFHVDRKVSLLPGDVFVVATDGFHEATNTRGEMFGLKRIFDILTSVGHRSAAEIGNALYQAVQEFTAGTPMLDDQTLLVLKGV, encoded by the coding sequence ATGAGCACCAAGCCACTCCTCACATCAGGCAGTTTGTTTACGCCCGAGGTGCTCTCTACCGAAGAACAGGGTTGGGAATGCCTGTCAACCTACCTGGCGATGTGGGCGGATAGCTGGCATGAAAATGGGGCGCACGCCGTCAGCATTGTTTCGCGCCAACATGCCGTTTTTGTCTCACCGAGCAATTTTCCCTGGCGCAACGTGCCTCCATCTTTGCGGGCGCCCATTCGCCACGCCGAAAACATCTTGGGCGAAATGCGGCTCTACGGCGTCCCGCCGACGCAAGCCCACCGCCAACGCCTGGCCGCAGAAGCCCACTTGGTCGCCCAGGTGCTCACGCAACATCAGGAACTTGACGTATTGAGCGCCCAGCTCAGCACATATCAGGACCAATTGATGGCGCTCTATGAGCTGGCCGAGTCGGTACGCCAGGCGTCCGACTTGCGCCATATGGCGCACGCCATTGCCGTCGTGGCGCAACGTCTGTTTCGCGTGCAAAGCGTGGGGATGCTGGTCGAAGTGCCCAACGGGCATTTTGTGCACTGGCACCCCACACCGCTCTTTGATGATGAAACATTGCACCAATACTTGCAACGTGTAAGCCAACGTCAGGAAATCCTGACCGAATCACAAGCCACAGGGCACATTGTCCCCGCCAACGTCCAAACGCTGATGGCTATTCCGATTGGTATCGAAGGTGAAGTGCAAGCCGTTCTCGTCCTTTGCAATCGTCCATCAGCCTTCTCCACACCCGATGTCAAGCTGGCTATGACGATTGCCGAACAGGTAGGGGCGTACTTTGAAAATGAGATCCTTCATCAGGAAAAGCTGAAGCGCATTCGATTGTTGACCGAGATGGAGCTTGCCAAACGTGTGCAAGCGCAATTGCTGCCGCAAACAACACCCCATTTCGAGACACTCGACATCTTCGCCAAATCGGTGCCTTCGCTGCACGTTGGCGGTGATTTTTACGACTTCGTGCCGAAAGGCGATGGTTGGATGATTTTCACAGTCGGCGACGTTTCCGGCAAGGGGATGTCAGCCGCCTTGCTGATGGCGGTTGTGCGCACCGTCCTGCGCACCAAAGCCAAATTCCTGCCCACACCTACGCCGGAAAACATTCTGGCGCGCGCGAATGAGGACTTATACGAAGATTTTACGAACGTGAGCATGTTCGCCACGGCATTTGTAGGCTCCTATCGGGAAGATTCGCGCACATTTCTTCTCGCCAGCGCGGGGCATGCTCCCATCATCTACATGCCCGCCGGCGAAGGGCCGCGCCTGGTTGAACCCGACGGCACCGCCCTGGGCGTTTTGCCGGAGAGTTTTCACGTGGACCGCAAGGTTTCACTGCTCCCCGGCGATGTCTTTGTCGTGGCAACAGACGGCTTCCATGAAGCCACGAATACGCGCGGAGAAATGTTCGGATTGAAACGCATATTCGACATCCTCACCTCTGTGGGGCACCGTTCGGCGGCTGAGATTGGCAACGCACTCTATCAGGCAGTGCAAGAGTTCACCGCAGGCACCCCCATGCTGGATGACCAAACCTTGTTAGTTCTGAAAGGGGTGTAG
- a CDS encoding STAS domain-containing protein yields the protein MELKPRYEEGKAMLHLAGRFDAYQAPAVAEWLDDTMKAGTHNIIIDLSGVNFIDSTGLATLVQAMKHARQHGGDLVLCRLQQPVRIIFELTRLDKAFRIFETEEEALAYFQPVAE from the coding sequence ATGGAACTGAAACCGCGCTATGAAGAAGGCAAAGCCATGTTGCACCTCGCAGGGCGCTTCGACGCCTATCAGGCGCCTGCTGTCGCTGAATGGCTGGACGACACCATGAAAGCCGGCACGCACAACATCATCATTGATTTGAGCGGCGTCAACTTCATTGATTCAACAGGCTTGGCCACCCTGGTGCAGGCCATGAAACATGCACGCCAGCATGGCGGCGACCTCGTTCTCTGCCGCTTGCAACAGCCTGTGCGCATCATCTTTGAATTGACGCGCCTGGATAAAGCCTTCCGCATTTTCGAGACAGAGGAAGAGGCGCTTGCCTACTTCCAGCCGGTTGCCGAATAA
- a CDS encoding glycosyltransferase, translated as MSMRVGVVTTHPPGKGTLNEYGYHFVRHLRAKPEVAEVIVYADELPAGQTYTFPEGTPQHPLAPVHVRTCWRFNDWRNPWRIMQAVRATRPDVVLFNIQFASFGDRKIPATLGLMTPLLVRMLGIPSVVLLHNIMETVDLKKAGFATNPLVEWVIRTAGTVVTRMILMADLVAVTIPKYVEILETKYKAKNVILAPHGSFDEVAQPSLDLPDGPRRILAFGKFGTYKKVEMLIEAFRLLQERLDMPLELVIAGTNSPNAPGYLERVREQYRDVPNIRFTGYVPEEDVPRIFSEAAVVVFPYTATTGSSGVLHQAGNYGKAAVLPDIGDLAELVREEGYAGEFFDPGDIESLANAIQTFLLNDEYRREVGWRNYLASKGLGMDDVVDWYLLHFQTLIAQRHGGETPQMTKQESQTVAHN; from the coding sequence ATGAGCATGCGTGTTGGTGTTGTGACAACCCATCCGCCCGGCAAAGGCACGTTGAACGAGTATGGCTACCACTTTGTGCGCCACCTGCGCGCCAAACCGGAAGTCGCCGAAGTGATTGTGTATGCGGACGAATTGCCAGCAGGGCAAACCTACACGTTCCCAGAGGGAACGCCGCAACACCCGCTCGCGCCGGTACACGTCCGCACCTGCTGGCGTTTCAACGATTGGCGCAATCCCTGGCGCATCATGCAAGCCGTGCGCGCCACACGCCCCGACGTGGTGCTTTTCAACATTCAGTTCGCCAGTTTTGGCGACCGCAAAATCCCCGCCACCCTGGGGCTCATGACGCCTCTCCTGGTGCGTATGTTGGGCATTCCCAGCGTCGTCCTGCTCCACAACATTATGGAAACGGTTGACCTGAAAAAAGCCGGCTTCGCCACCAACCCGCTGGTTGAATGGGTTATTCGTACCGCGGGCACGGTTGTCACTCGCATGATTTTGATGGCGGACCTGGTGGCGGTCACCATTCCCAAATACGTGGAGATTTTGGAAACCAAGTATAAAGCCAAAAACGTCATCCTTGCCCCGCATGGCTCGTTCGACGAAGTGGCGCAACCCTCACTTGATTTGCCTGATGGACCGCGCCGCATTCTCGCCTTTGGCAAGTTCGGCACATACAAGAAAGTCGAAATGCTGATTGAAGCATTTCGCCTGTTGCAAGAACGGCTCGATATGCCGCTCGAATTGGTGATTGCAGGCACCAACAGCCCGAACGCCCCCGGCTACCTGGAACGTGTACGCGAGCAATACCGCGACGTGCCCAACATTCGGTTTACGGGCTACGTTCCAGAAGAGGATGTGCCGCGTATTTTCAGCGAAGCCGCCGTGGTGGTCTTCCCTTACACAGCCACCACCGGGAGCTCCGGGGTGTTGCACCAAGCAGGCAACTATGGCAAAGCCGCCGTCCTGCCGGATATTGGCGACCTTGCCGAATTGGTGCGTGAAGAAGGCTATGCCGGCGAATTTTTTGACCCCGGGGACATCGAAAGCCTGGCGAACGCTATTCAAACATTCCTGCTGAATGATGAATACCGCCGTGAAGTGGGGTGGCGCAACTATCTCGCGTCGAAAGGGCTGGGCATGGACGACGTGGTGGATTGGTATCTGTTGCACTTCCAAACGCTGATTGCACAACGGCATGGCGGCGAAACACCGCAGATGACCAAGCAGGAATCACAAACTGTTGCTCACAACTGA
- a CDS encoding dolichyl-phosphate beta-glucosyltransferase — protein sequence MTFEAYERWKSTPIEGEPFLSVVIPAYNEEIRILPTIGAIAAHVCSLGFPWELIVSDDGSRDKTVELVTSLGFANVRVLQAPRNGGKGSAVRRGVLAARGRYILFADADNSTPIEELNKLLTKLTDEGYDIAVGSRAVEGAEEQYRPLHRRILSAGLRWMVRNILHIGVHDTQCGFKLFTREAAHHLFRAQTIMGFSFDLEILYLAHKFGYRVAEVPVEWIDAPGSKVQSFKVVRQFLADMVRIKVNDWRGLYIRQVGYPQEVIA from the coding sequence ATGACATTTGAAGCCTATGAACGCTGGAAAAGCACCCCGATTGAAGGCGAGCCTTTTTTGTCGGTTGTCATTCCAGCCTACAACGAAGAAATTCGCATTTTGCCGACCATCGGCGCAATTGCCGCACATGTGTGCAGTCTCGGCTTCCCATGGGAACTCATTGTCTCTGACGACGGCTCACGCGACAAGACGGTGGAACTGGTCACATCATTGGGGTTTGCCAACGTGCGCGTACTGCAAGCCCCGCGCAATGGCGGAAAAGGCAGTGCTGTGCGGCGCGGCGTATTGGCGGCGCGTGGGCGCTACATTCTCTTTGCCGACGCTGACAATTCCACCCCCATTGAAGAACTAAACAAGTTGCTCACCAAACTCACCGACGAAGGCTACGACATCGCCGTCGGTTCGCGTGCGGTGGAGGGCGCCGAAGAACAGTACCGCCCACTCCACCGCCGTATTCTCAGCGCCGGCTTGCGCTGGATGGTGCGCAACATTCTGCACATTGGCGTTCACGATACGCAATGCGGCTTCAAACTCTTCACACGAGAGGCCGCCCATCACCTGTTCCGCGCACAAACCATCATGGGGTTTTCATTCGATCTCGAAATTCTCTACCTCGCCCACAAGTTCGGGTATCGGGTTGCCGAAGTACCCGTGGAATGGATAGACGCCCCCGGCTCCAAAGTGCAGTCGTTCAAGGTCGTGCGGCAATTCCTCGCGGACATGGTGCGCATCAAAGTCAACGATTGGCGCGGTCTCTACATCCGCCAGGTAGGGTATCCACAGGAGGTCATCGCATGA
- a CDS encoding DUF4129 domain-containing protein produces MTQQQEIPETTLGQWVFRSVALAGMTACIALAIALFVRQIKPSWNTLFILLAPLLATAEAIFSHHILRLRPQRGNDFWRFRLIELLVLLVLVRVGVFLGDTPRDILHELLLWPREPLRMLSVEVVVTYMLVVLTWLFALDAARDFERAGMPSEQHQDETPPLHAIATRFFWGGMVLLFVFGALLADARTSPNITPPPAWVILAILMTYFVFGLMLLAEVHFATQVHMWAHERAHITATLSLRWALYTALLLITAGVLALLLPPVGTGAFRSLSEIVSFTVEILWLLYTMLFYVVLLLMFLFTLPFAWLMSRFDDGSALQPEAPPPPTEFLAQQSGSPPGVWFDILRAIIFWGLLLYAVSALFRAYLADHPEAVAALHALRPIAWLRRLWHWLRRMGRAVQAETRRLIANARLATSTPAQSASNPRRPATPRTPREHIFALYQRALNTGAEHGLPRLPTQTPHEYAQTVSRQRPDAAPPLDIMTAVFERARYTPYPLNEEHVARAENALHIWREHLAHQEETPSASQ; encoded by the coding sequence ATGACCCAACAACAAGAGATTCCCGAAACAACATTGGGGCAGTGGGTCTTTCGCTCGGTTGCGTTGGCGGGCATGACGGCCTGCATCGCACTGGCGATTGCGCTTTTCGTGCGGCAAATCAAACCTTCATGGAACACGCTTTTCATCCTGCTTGCGCCGCTGCTCGCCACCGCCGAAGCGATTTTCTCCCACCACATTTTGCGCTTGCGCCCCCAGCGCGGCAATGATTTCTGGCGCTTTCGCCTGATTGAATTGCTTGTTCTGCTCGTGCTCGTGCGTGTAGGCGTTTTCCTCGGCGACACACCCCGCGACATTCTGCACGAACTACTGCTCTGGCCTCGCGAGCCGTTGCGCATGCTTTCGGTCGAAGTCGTGGTCACCTACATGCTTGTGGTGCTCACGTGGTTGTTCGCCCTCGACGCCGCCCGCGACTTTGAACGCGCCGGCATGCCGTCCGAACAGCACCAGGACGAAACCCCACCCCTGCACGCCATCGCCACACGCTTCTTCTGGGGCGGTATGGTCTTGCTCTTTGTCTTCGGCGCGCTGCTCGCCGACGCCCGCACATCGCCCAACATCACGCCGCCGCCCGCGTGGGTCATTCTCGCCATCCTGATGACCTACTTCGTTTTTGGGCTCATGCTGCTGGCGGAAGTCCACTTTGCCACACAAGTGCACATGTGGGCGCACGAACGCGCCCACATCACCGCCACGCTCAGCCTGCGGTGGGCACTCTACACGGCGTTGCTCCTCATCACCGCCGGCGTCCTGGCACTTCTATTGCCGCCCGTAGGCACCGGCGCGTTTCGCTCGCTCTCCGAGATTGTCTCGTTCACGGTTGAAATCCTCTGGCTGCTGTACACCATGCTGTTTTATGTTGTGTTGCTCCTCATGTTCTTGTTCACATTGCCTTTCGCCTGGCTCATGTCGCGGTTTGACGATGGGTCGGCGCTCCAACCCGAAGCGCCGCCACCCCCTACCGAATTTTTGGCGCAACAAAGCGGCAGCCCCCCCGGCGTCTGGTTTGACATTCTGCGCGCCATTATCTTTTGGGGGCTACTGCTCTACGCGGTCAGCGCGCTCTTTCGCGCCTATCTGGCAGACCATCCGGAAGCCGTCGCCGCCCTGCACGCTTTACGCCCCATAGCGTGGTTGCGCCGCCTCTGGCACTGGCTGCGCCGCATGGGGCGCGCTGTTCAGGCGGAAACGCGCCGCCTCATCGCGAATGCGCGGCTGGCCACATCCACCCCCGCCCAAAGCGCTTCCAACCCGCGCCGCCCAGCCACACCCCGCACCCCACGCGAACATATCTTTGCGCTCTATCAGCGCGCCCTCAACACAGGAGCGGAACACGGCTTGCCGCGCCTTCCCACCCAAACCCCGCACGAATACGCCCAAACCGTCAGCCGCCAACGCCCTGACGCCGCGCCGCCCCTCGACATCATGACCGCTGTCTTTGAGCGCGCCCGCTACACACCCTACCCCCTGAACGAGGAACATGTAGCGCGTGCCGAAAACGCCCTGCACATCTGGCGCGAACACCTGGCACATCAAGAAGAGACCCCTTCCGCATCGCAATAG
- a CDS encoding DUF58 domain-containing protein, with protein sequence MWQIFVLLVLLLLAAAAFFQVEAFLSVLYLVALVYLLSRLWARQSMRALVFGRRLPQRAFWGETVEGEVWLENKSRLPIAWLDVHESLPVALASGESPHEVVSLLGHERHTITYRLVCRKRGVYTVGPLTVRLGDLFGLVPARIIGGDVDTIIVYPRVVPLAQLGLPAHAPFVGMKNRVPLLHDPSRFVGVRPYAEGDPPRMIHWSASAHLDDLMVKTFEPTIARETLFVLDVDLARYAHGQRYTATELAITAVASMAVHLVQTAQQAVGLLAHGMDGLEQTRTLYWLPVQSGHAHLVHMLELLARIQPADDVSVLPHVRRAIAQLAWGATIVLVTGDVDAATLEHVATWRRLGFHVTLIAVRPGLSVREARRATDLLGVPFYVVWDEHLFALGGVGSAP encoded by the coding sequence ATGTGGCAAATTTTTGTCTTGCTCGTGCTTCTGCTCCTGGCGGCGGCGGCGTTCTTTCAGGTGGAAGCCTTTCTCTCGGTGCTCTACCTGGTCGCGCTGGTCTATCTGCTGTCGCGGCTGTGGGCGCGCCAAAGTATGCGTGCGCTTGTTTTTGGGCGTCGCCTTCCCCAGCGGGCGTTTTGGGGTGAGACCGTCGAAGGTGAAGTCTGGCTGGAAAACAAAAGCCGCTTGCCCATCGCCTGGCTTGATGTGCACGAATCACTCCCCGTGGCGCTTGCCTCGGGCGAATCTCCCCATGAAGTCGTCTCCCTGCTGGGGCATGAGCGCCATACCATCACCTACCGCCTCGTCTGTCGCAAACGGGGCGTGTACACCGTCGGGCCGCTCACGGTGCGCCTGGGCGACCTTTTCGGGCTGGTGCCGGCGCGCATCATCGGCGGCGATGTGGACACCATAATCGTCTATCCGCGCGTGGTGCCGCTTGCCCAATTGGGCTTGCCTGCCCATGCGCCGTTCGTTGGGATGAAGAACCGCGTGCCACTTCTGCACGACCCATCCCGTTTTGTGGGGGTACGCCCCTACGCCGAAGGCGATCCCCCCCGCATGATTCACTGGTCGGCTTCGGCGCATCTGGACGATTTGATGGTCAAAACCTTTGAGCCTACCATCGCCCGCGAAACGCTTTTCGTGCTGGATGTTGATTTGGCGCGGTACGCCCACGGGCAGCGCTACACCGCGACGGAACTGGCCATCACCGCCGTGGCTTCGATGGCGGTACACCTGGTGCAAACCGCGCAACAAGCGGTTGGGCTTCTCGCGCACGGCATGGACGGCTTGGAACAAACACGCACCCTCTACTGGCTTCCCGTGCAAAGCGGGCACGCGCACCTGGTCCACATGCTGGAACTGCTTGCGCGCATTCAGCCCGCCGACGATGTCTCCGTGTTGCCGCACGTGCGGCGCGCCATCGCCCAACTGGCATGGGGCGCGACAATTGTTTTGGTTACAGGCGATGTGGACGCCGCCACACTTGAACACGTGGCTACCTGGCGGCGCTTGGGGTTTCATGTCACCCTCATCGCGGTACGTCCCGGTCTGAGCGTGCGCGAAGCCCGACGCGCCACAGACCTGTTGGGCGTACCGTTTTATGTCGTGTGGGATGAACACTTATTTGCCTTGGGTGGTGTGGGGAGTGCGCCATGA
- a CDS encoding AAA family ATPase has translation MPGQGVDVEPVKAFAERVIANVETVLVGKRDAIELLVIALLCEGHVLLEDVPGTGKTMLARALAASLGVSFRRIQCTPDLLPNDVLGVSVFNRQQGVFEFRPGPIFVNVLLADELNRATPRTQSALLEAMQERQVTVDGKTHPLKRPFLVLATQNPIEYEGTFPLPEAQLDRFFLRVRLGYLDLEQERAMLRRLRGEHPISQVQPVVQGEDLLALQPRVAAVHVDETVETYILNIVHATRAHPDLLLGASPRGSLALYKAAQAFAALRGRDYVLPDDVKHLAPYVLEHRLIVRPESQLRGRTGAHIIADVLERVEVSLGESA, from the coding sequence ATGCCTGGACAGGGTGTTGATGTCGAGCCGGTGAAAGCGTTTGCAGAGCGCGTGATTGCCAACGTCGAAACCGTGCTCGTCGGCAAACGCGACGCCATCGAACTGCTCGTCATCGCGCTGTTGTGTGAGGGGCACGTCCTGCTGGAAGATGTCCCCGGCACGGGAAAAACCATGCTGGCGCGCGCGTTGGCGGCCAGTCTGGGGGTTTCGTTCCGCCGCATCCAATGCACGCCCGACCTGCTCCCCAACGATGTGCTGGGGGTGAGCGTCTTCAACCGTCAACAAGGCGTGTTTGAATTTCGCCCCGGTCCCATCTTCGTCAATGTCTTGCTGGCGGACGAATTGAACCGCGCCACGCCGCGCACCCAATCCGCCCTGCTGGAAGCCATGCAAGAGCGCCAGGTCACTGTGGATGGGAAAACCCACCCCCTCAAACGCCCGTTCCTCGTGCTCGCTACACAAAACCCCATCGAATACGAAGGGACATTCCCCCTGCCCGAAGCCCAACTCGACCGCTTCTTTTTGCGTGTGCGGCTCGGCTATCTTGATTTGGAGCAAGAGCGTGCCATGTTGCGCCGTTTGCGCGGCGAGCATCCCATCTCACAGGTGCAACCGGTCGTGCAAGGTGAAGACCTGCTCGCGCTCCAACCGCGCGTGGCGGCTGTTCATGTGGATGAAACCGTTGAAACCTACATCCTCAACATCGTCCACGCCACCCGCGCCCACCCCGACCTTTTGCTGGGCGCCAGCCCCCGCGGCTCACTCGCGCTTTACAAAGCCGCCCAAGCCTTCGCGGCGCTCCGCGGGCGCGACTACGTGCTCCCCGACGATGTGAAACACCTTGCGCCCTACGTGTTGGAACACCGCCTGATTGTGCGCCCCGAAAGCCAACTGCGGGGACGAACCGGGGCGCATATCATCGCCGATGTGCTGGAACGTGTCGAAGTGTCGCTGGGAGAAAGCGCCTGA
- a CDS encoding DMT family transporter — MSRWQADLTLVFITVIWGSTFVMVKNALDDVQPMTFVAWRFWIATLVLVFLFRQQARTISQAEWRAGMLIGLFLAMGYIFQTIGLQYTTSAKAGFITGLNIVLVPIFSAMLLRQAPGRWAVLGVVLATVGLALLSLNADLTLQRGDAWVMACAVAFALHIVSISHFTARHSAISLAIVQIATVALAATLAAFVFEQPRVRLPLDTWGAIAFTGVVATALVFSLQTYVQRFTTATHTALIFSLEPVFAALFGWWWAGEVLGPREVVGSALILGGMLVAELGALVVAQKNLELEEA; from the coding sequence ATGTCGCGTTGGCAAGCCGACCTGACTCTTGTTTTCATCACCGTCATTTGGGGGTCCACATTCGTCATGGTGAAAAACGCGCTGGACGATGTTCAGCCGATGACGTTTGTGGCATGGCGGTTCTGGATTGCCACGTTGGTGCTGGTCTTTTTGTTTCGGCAACAGGCGCGCACCATCTCGCAGGCGGAATGGCGCGCTGGTATGCTCATCGGGCTTTTTTTGGCGATGGGCTACATTTTCCAGACGATTGGGCTGCAATACACCACATCCGCCAAAGCGGGCTTCATCACGGGCTTGAACATTGTGCTTGTGCCCATTTTTTCGGCGATGTTGTTGCGCCAGGCGCCGGGGCGCTGGGCGGTGCTGGGTGTTGTTTTGGCGACGGTGGGGCTGGCGTTGCTTTCGCTCAATGCCGATTTGACCTTGCAACGCGGCGATGCGTGGGTGATGGCGTGCGCCGTGGCGTTTGCCCTGCATATCGTCAGTATTTCGCATTTCACGGCGCGCCATAGCGCCATTTCGCTCGCCATTGTGCAGATTGCCACGGTGGCGCTCGCTGCCACGCTGGCGGCGTTCGTCTTCGAGCAACCGCGGGTGCGCTTGCCGTTGGACACGTGGGGCGCGATTGCGTTCACCGGCGTTGTGGCCACCGCGCTTGTTTTCAGCCTGCAAACGTATGTCCAGCGTTTTACCACCGCCACCCATACCGCGCTCATCTTCAGCCTCGAACCGGTGTTTGCCGCGCTGTTTGGCTGGTGGTGGGCGGGCGAAGTGCTGGGACCGCGCGAAGTGGTCGGCTCGGCGCTGATTTTGGGCGGCATGCTCGTGGCGGAGTTAGGGGCGCTGGTTGTGGCGCAGAAAAACCTGGAATTGGAAGAAGCGTGA
- the rnz gene encoding ribonuclease Z, translating to MFEIVFLGTSASAPSVTRNVSATMVLARGNRFLIDCGEGTQRQLLKSELGFRKLDRILITHSHLDHILGLAGLASTFARWELHEALHIYGGRKTLQRVRRLLNIVIQEQNSPLNITYHTLKDGFVVYEDTSFRVTAFPVIHRGADAYGFVFEEHPKRRFLNERATALGVPFGPERGRLVAGESITLADGRVITPDDVLGPPEKGTKLVYVGDVDAVEPLVEIVRGADALVIEATYTEEEREMAAQHGHITAKQAAWLAREAGVRTLYLNHISRRYRGPEVEAEARTIFPEAYVVRDFDRVVVKRG from the coding sequence ATGTTCGAGATTGTCTTTTTAGGCACATCGGCATCTGCGCCGTCGGTGACGCGCAACGTGAGCGCAACAATGGTACTCGCCCGCGGCAACCGCTTTTTGATTGATTGCGGCGAAGGCACGCAGCGGCAGTTGCTGAAAAGTGAACTGGGTTTCCGCAAACTCGACCGTATTCTCATCACCCACTCCCACCTCGACCACATTCTGGGGCTGGCGGGGCTGGCGTCAACGTTTGCCCGCTGGGAACTGCACGAAGCCTTGCACATTTACGGCGGGCGAAAAACCCTGCAACGGGTGCGCCGCCTGCTCAACATCGTCATTCAGGAGCAAAATAGCCCGCTCAACATCACCTACCACACCTTGAAAGATGGGTTTGTGGTGTACGAAGACACTTCTTTTCGCGTCACAGCGTTCCCCGTCATTCACCGTGGCGCGGACGCCTACGGGTTTGTGTTCGAGGAGCACCCCAAACGCCGCTTCCTGAACGAACGCGCCACCGCGCTGGGCGTGCCGTTTGGTCCCGAGCGGGGGCGGCTGGTCGCCGGCGAATCCATTACGCTTGCCGATGGGCGCGTCATCACGCCGGACGACGTGCTGGGTCCCCCTGAGAAAGGCACCAAACTGGTCTATGTCGGCGACGTGGACGCCGTCGAGCCGCTGGTGGAGATTGTACGCGGGGCGGACGCACTGGTGATCGAAGCGACCTACACCGAGGAAGAGCGCGAGATGGCGGCGCAACATGGGCACATCACCGCCAAACAAGCCGCCTGGTTGGCGCGTGAGGCGGGGGTCAGGACACTCTACCTGAACCACATCAGCCGCCGCTACCGCGGTCCCGAAGTAGAAGCCGAAGCCCGCACCATCTTTCCCGAAGCGTATGTCGTGCGCGACTTCGACCGTGTGGTGGTGAAACGGGGTTAA
- a CDS encoding M23 family metallopeptidase yields the protein MMWQRGRQSGGWVFLLLVSLGMAVACTVSPTLLEPTPTQPPTLTPAPTFTPAPLPSPTPTVEPLALHVAWSPKQVAQGETALLLVRTTRPATISAIFDGLHLAPIPFAPDAAWALMPIAPWNRTGERPLVVQAATAEGEVAEVVVRVPVVEQAFEIQYLEVPPDRVDLLDPQLIAEERAMLSAIYQQATPRRLWNSAFAWPLGDVLGILTTAFGTRRSYQGEPPGAYHAALDIAAEEGTPVYASADGVVAFSDDVHVRGKLVIIDHGAGLYSAYFHMAERLVAVGQTVSQGEQIGTVGNTGLSTGPHLHWELRILDVPVNPRQWMQQTWLPPNP from the coding sequence ATGATGTGGCAACGTGGACGGCAATCGGGCGGGTGGGTTTTTCTGTTGCTGGTGAGCCTCGGCATGGCGGTTGCCTGCACGGTTTCGCCCACTTTGCTTGAACCGACCCCAACACAGCCACCCACGCTCACACCCGCGCCCACATTCACGCCCGCGCCGCTGCCCAGCCCAACCCCCACGGTGGAACCGCTTGCCCTGCATGTGGCGTGGTCGCCCAAACAGGTTGCCCAGGGGGAAACCGCCTTGCTTCTGGTGCGCACCACGCGCCCGGCGACCATCAGCGCCATTTTCGACGGGCTGCACCTGGCGCCCATCCCCTTCGCGCCGGATGCCGCGTGGGCGCTGATGCCGATCGCGCCCTGGAATCGCACGGGCGAGCGCCCGCTGGTGGTGCAAGCCGCCACCGCCGAGGGGGAAGTTGCCGAAGTGGTGGTGCGTGTTCCTGTTGTCGAACAGGCGTTTGAAATTCAGTACCTTGAAGTTCCCCCTGACCGTGTTGACCTGCTCGACCCACAACTGATTGCCGAAGAACGCGCCATGCTCTCGGCGATTTACCAGCAAGCCACGCCGCGCCGTCTCTGGAACAGCGCCTTTGCCTGGCCCCTGGGCGACGTGCTCGGCATTCTCACCACCGCATTTGGCACGCGCCGCAGTTATCAGGGCGAACCGCCGGGCGCGTATCACGCCGCCCTGGATATTGCCGCCGAAGAGGGGACACCCGTCTATGCGTCCGCCGACGGCGTTGTCGCCTTTTCCGACGATGTGCATGTTCGCGGGAAACTGGTTATCATAGACCATGGTGCGGGGCTCTATTCGGCGTACTTCCACATGGCGGAGCGCCTGGTTGCCGTTGGGCAAACCGTTTCACAGGGCGAACAGATTGGCACTGTCGGCAACACCGGTTTGAGCACTGGTCCCCATTTGCATTGGGAACTGCGTATTCTGGATGTGCCCGTCAATCCGCGTCAGTGGATGCAACAAACCTGGCTTCCGCCCAACCCATAA